GGCTTTTCTAAATTGGCCTAACTTATAATCTCCAAAAACATCAAGTAAATGCACGTCGGCTTGTTCAAAAAGTGCCTCAAAATCAGCTAAAGTAAAACCACGTACACGCTCCTGATATTTAAAATCTTTGCCGTCCGTATTAAATGCAATATCCTTAATAATATAGCCATCTTCCACGTAGCGTTTCAAATAAAAATCGATACCATCAACAGTTTTTACTTCCTCAGGTACTAAATTATCAATTACAAAATCCGAATTCATAAAATCAATAACACCAAAACCATAATCGTTCAAATCGGCTTTTATCGCTTTTATGGTTCTTAAATTATCGGCTTCATCATCAAAATACCCAAAACTTGTAAATAAGTTAAAAACTCCATCAAAGGTTTCCGGGTAAGGGTTACACATATCGTGAACCTCAAATTTTAGAGTATCGTTTTCAAATTGTTTAGCATAGTTAATGCTGTTTTCACTTAAATCAACGCCAGTAACATTGTAACCAATTTTGTTTAAATACACCGAGTGTCTTCCTTTTCCGCAGGCCAAATCCAAAATTTTCCCGCCCTCAGGCATATTCAAATAATCACTAAGGGTGTCCATAAATGCATGCGCCTCCGTGTCATCCCTGTCTTTGTATAAAATATGATAATACGGCGTGTCAAACCACGATGTAAACCATTCTGTCTCTTGTTTTTCCATATTGTTTTTTGGGGGTTACCACGCCTTAGGGCGAGGTCGGGCTTTCCGCTATATCTTTTTACAAAGCCTTCTTTAATTATTTTTAAGAATCAAACACCAATTAAACATCAGGTTTAACCCAAAAATAGGCTTTAAAACCTTTGCAAAAAGGATGCCGCTGCAATCCCTAACCCATTATCCGCTAATATCTCTTGCTTTCTGCAAAATTAAGTTATTTTTGCAATCTATTAGACGTAGACGAAAAAAATGGAAGAAAATTTCAACATGGTTGCCAAAACCTTATTTGGCTTTGAAGATTTATTAGCAGACGAGCTAACGCAGTTAGGTGCATTGTATGTGAAAAAAGGCACTAGAAATGTCTCTTTTTCAGGCGATAAAGGATTTATGTACAAATGTAACTTGGGCTTGCGTACTGCTGTAAAAATTTTAAAACCCATCCATAGTTTTAATGTAAACAGCGAAAAAGAGCTTTACGACAAACTTTACGCCATGGATTGGTCTAAATATCTTAAAGCTACAGGTACTTTAGCTGTAGATGCTACCATCCATTCCGATTTATTTACGCACTCGCTCTACATTGCTCAAAAAACAAAAGATGCTATTGTCGATAAATTTAGAGATACTGAAGGTGTACGCCCTAATGTAGATTTAAAATTTCCAGATATAAAAATAAACGTGCATATCGATCGACGTAAATGTACTATCTCTTTAGATTCTTCTGGAGATTCTCTACACAAGCGTGGTTATAAAACAGCAACTAATATTGCGCCAATAAACGAGGTATTAGCCGCCGGACTTATTATGCTTTCTGGTTGGGACGGACAAACAGATTTTATGGACCCAATGTGTGGTTCAGGAACCATGTTGATAGAAGCAGCCATGATTGCTTGTAACATTCCACCAAACTTAATGCGTAAAGAATTTGCTTTCGAGCGTTGGCCAGATTGGGATGTTGAGTTATTTGAAAAAATAGAAGAGTCTTTACTTAAAAAAACGCGCGATTTTCATCATAAAATCATTGGTTTTGATAAAGCACCAAGTGCGGTTACCAAAGCTAAGGAGAATGTGAAAAACGCTCAACTAGATGATTTTATAGAAATAAAACACGAAGATTTCTTTAAAACCCAAAAAGGTGGCGACGAAAAATTACATATGGTTTTTAACCCACCATACGGTGAGCGATTAAATATCGATATGGAAGAGTTTTACGCTAATATAGGAGATACACTTAAGCAAAACTATCCAGGAACCGATGCTTGGTTTATTACCTCTAACCTCGATGCTTTAAAGCATGTAGGTTTACGTCCGTCAAGAAAAATACATCTATTTAATGCCAAATTAGAATCACGTTTAGTAAAATACGTAATGTATGAAGGCAGTAAAAAAGGAAAGTATATGAAATAACTGTTAAGAAGTTAAAATATAATTTAGAACAAAAAAAACTCAGAAACTCTCTGAGTTTTTTTTGTTTATATCATTATTCAAAATCTTTAAAAATAGATGTTTTTATAGCTGGCCATTCTTCATTTAAAATACCATAACAACAAGAACTTCTTTTAAAACCATCGAGCATCAGCATATCTTTTCGTAGAAGCCCTTCAAGAGTGCCTCCAATTTTTTCAATGGCTTTACGGGACGCTATGTTTCGCTCATCGGCACGGAATTCTACTTTATCAAACTTTAAGACTTCAAAAGCATATTGAAGCATTAAAAATTTCATATTCATATTTAAACCTGTGCCTTGAAATTCATGGCCAATCCAGGTCCACCCAATATGTAAAACTTTATTATGCCAATCTATATGCGCAAAGCGAGTTGTTCCTGCGTAAGCATTGGTTTGTTTATCGAAAATTATAAACGGAATTACAGTTTTGTTTTGGTAACCAGCAACAGCTGTTGCGGTGTAATTTTTTAAATCTTCTGGTGTTGCAATTTTACTTGGTGAATAAAGTACTAAGTTTTCTTGTTGTCCAATTTTAAGAATTTCAGAATAATTATTTAAAGTTAAAAGACTAAGTTTTACACGGTTATTTTCTAAAGTTGGTGTATTCATAAAATTATCGAAACGTTTAAAATATTGGGTGTTAATCAGGATGTGGTTGTAATAAAAAGCTCTCGCCATCTAAAGCCAAATGCCCTTATAATTTTGTACTTTTGCAATCGCGATTAAAAATACAATTTCTTATGGAATTATCTAAAAAAGCAGTTTTAGAAAAAGCTAATTTAGCTTGTAAAAATACATTAATGGAAACATTAAGAATTGAAATGGTAGATTTTGGAGAAGATTACTTAACAGCCAGAATGCCTGTAGATTCTAGAGTGCATCAACCCGATGGTGTATTGCATGGTGGTGCTACCGCAGCTTTAGCCGAAAGTGTGGGGAGTTTTGCTACGCATGTATTTGTAGATACCGAAAAACTTTTTGTGCGTGGTTTAGAAATTACGGCCAACCATTTAAAAAGCGTAAAAAGTGGTTTTGTTTATGCTAAAGCAACTTTTTTACATAAAGGTAGAACAACGCAATTATTAGATATTAAAGTAACGGATGATGATGATAATTTAATTTCTGTTTGTCGTCTGTCAACCATATCGTTACCTAAAAGATAAGGATGACATTTAACGAGTTTTTAGAACGTATTGATACGCAATACAACGCACAGTTACCATTTGTAATTTATAGAAAACCAAATGAAAGTGCTGTTAATGGATTACTGCAAGAAACAAACGATTTAGTATATACTGAAGATTTTACAGAAAAAGGTTTTGTGTTTTCTCCTTTTG
The window above is part of the Algibacter sp. L3A6 genome. Proteins encoded here:
- a CDS encoding class I SAM-dependent methyltransferase, which encodes MEKQETEWFTSWFDTPYYHILYKDRDDTEAHAFMDTLSDYLNMPEGGKILDLACGKGRHSVYLNKIGYNVTGVDLSENSINYAKQFENDTLKFEVHDMCNPYPETFDGVFNLFTSFGYFDDEADNLRTIKAIKADLNDYGFGVIDFMNSDFVIDNLVPEEVKTVDGIDFYLKRYVEDGYIIKDIAFNTDGKDFKYQERVRGFTLADFEALFEQADVHLLDVFGDYKLGQFRKAFSERLVMIFK
- a CDS encoding class I SAM-dependent RNA methyltransferase, with translation MEENFNMVAKTLFGFEDLLADELTQLGALYVKKGTRNVSFSGDKGFMYKCNLGLRTAVKILKPIHSFNVNSEKELYDKLYAMDWSKYLKATGTLAVDATIHSDLFTHSLYIAQKTKDAIVDKFRDTEGVRPNVDLKFPDIKINVHIDRRKCTISLDSSGDSLHKRGYKTATNIAPINEVLAAGLIMLSGWDGQTDFMDPMCGSGTMLIEAAMIACNIPPNLMRKEFAFERWPDWDVELFEKIEESLLKKTRDFHHKIIGFDKAPSAVTKAKENVKNAQLDDFIEIKHEDFFKTQKGGDEKLHMVFNPPYGERLNIDMEEFYANIGDTLKQNYPGTDAWFITSNLDALKHVGLRPSRKIHLFNAKLESRLVKYVMYEGSKKGKYMK
- a CDS encoding GNAT family N-acetyltransferase, which translates into the protein MNTPTLENNRVKLSLLTLNNYSEILKIGQQENLVLYSPSKIATPEDLKNYTATAVAGYQNKTVIPFIIFDKQTNAYAGTTRFAHIDWHNKVLHIGWTWIGHEFQGTGLNMNMKFLMLQYAFEVLKFDKVEFRADERNIASRKAIEKIGGTLEGLLRKDMLMLDGFKRSSCCYGILNEEWPAIKTSIFKDFE
- a CDS encoding PaaI family thioesterase, whose amino-acid sequence is MELSKKAVLEKANLACKNTLMETLRIEMVDFGEDYLTARMPVDSRVHQPDGVLHGGATAALAESVGSFATHVFVDTEKLFVRGLEITANHLKSVKSGFVYAKATFLHKGRTTQLLDIKVTDDDDNLISVCRLSTISLPKR